A portion of the Nitratidesulfovibrio termitidis HI1 genome contains these proteins:
- a CDS encoding tetratricopeptide repeat protein: protein MNRVHGVSAFAALVVATTIMSGCSGASMRASSLLEQGRYADAATAYARVTAENPSDWRAGVRHGYALYRKGDYAGARAVLTPLTEDWRSAEYARFWAGIAAIAARDGDAARAAWSGWTTDRTEVLRAVRPRVDLLRDGELALGSQAADMYAREAAQANALEEMKRSRDMFRRGMDKGDVPDPALPPSPVEYLP from the coding sequence ATGAACAGGGTGCACGGCGTTTCGGCTTTTGCGGCTCTTGTTGTTGCGACGACCATCATGTCCGGGTGTTCCGGCGCAAGCATGCGGGCCTCGTCCCTGCTTGAGCAGGGCAGATACGCAGATGCCGCCACGGCCTATGCCCGGGTGACGGCGGAAAACCCGTCCGACTGGCGGGCCGGGGTGCGCCACGGATATGCCCTGTACCGCAAGGGTGACTACGCGGGGGCACGTGCCGTGCTGACGCCGCTGACGGAGGATTGGCGTTCGGCGGAATACGCCCGGTTCTGGGCAGGCATCGCGGCCATTGCCGCGCGCGACGGTGATGCGGCCCGCGCGGCGTGGTCCGGCTGGACCACGGACAGGACCGAGGTGCTGCGGGCGGTGCGCCCGCGCGTGGATCTGCTGCGTGACGGTGAACTGGCCCTTGGGTCGCAGGCGGCGGACATGTATGCGCGCGAAGCCGCCCAGGCCAATGCCCTGGAAGAAATGAAGCGCTCGCGCGACATGTTCCGGCGCGGTATGGACAAGGGTGACGTGCCCGACCCGGCGTTGCCGCCGAGCCCCGTGGAGTATCTGCCGTAG
- a CDS encoding sigma-54-dependent transcriptional regulator has protein sequence MKRLLVIDDEPGHRLMVRAVMEDSGWNVEEAGSGEEGLEQLAQDRVNVVLLDMRMPGMDGQETLARIQEMYPGLPVVMLTAFGTVGSAVVAMKKGAFDYLTKPADNEELTAVLEKAWDFGRLMEENENLRRRLSNDDPTAPIVGTSQAMCRVRDFIRQAGPSEATILVMGESGTGKELIAQGLHDASNRADQPLVKVNCAALPGHLLESELFGYMKGAFTGAVRDKPGRFQLARGGTLFLDEIGELPLELQSKLLRALQERVVEPLGAVRPVPVDVRIIAATNRDLKRAVEAGEFREDLFFRLNVLEVVSPPLRDRLEDLPMLAGRLLERLCRKNKKGIRSVSPEFLEALMRYSWPGNVRELENVLERSLILSRSDTLGPDSLPSQVLADRPDRPDRWDRPDRWGREQDRQRPDMSDRSGPVDRSFERQGRGWGQDSASAMPRDDAGWPGEGDGLVSGGYGGVPGAYPGSLDDAERDALLRALEVHGGHRERTADALGISRRTLQYKLKKFGLIRRGM, from the coding sequence ATGAAGCGACTTCTGGTCATCGACGACGAACCCGGACACCGCCTGATGGTCCGTGCCGTCATGGAGGACAGTGGCTGGAACGTGGAAGAGGCAGGTTCCGGCGAAGAAGGCCTGGAACAGCTGGCCCAGGACCGCGTGAACGTGGTCCTGCTGGACATGCGCATGCCCGGCATGGACGGGCAGGAGACATTGGCCCGCATCCAGGAAATGTATCCCGGCCTGCCCGTGGTCATGCTGACCGCCTTCGGCACCGTGGGCTCCGCCGTGGTGGCCATGAAGAAGGGCGCCTTCGATTACCTGACCAAGCCCGCCGACAACGAGGAACTGACGGCCGTGCTGGAGAAGGCCTGGGACTTCGGCAGGCTGATGGAGGAAAACGAAAACCTGCGCCGCCGCCTGAGCAACGACGATCCCACCGCGCCCATCGTGGGGACCAGCCAGGCCATGTGCCGGGTGCGTGATTTCATCCGCCAGGCAGGGCCCAGCGAGGCCACCATCCTGGTCATGGGCGAGTCGGGCACCGGCAAGGAACTCATCGCCCAAGGGCTGCACGATGCCAGTAACCGCGCCGACCAGCCGCTGGTGAAGGTGAACTGCGCGGCCCTGCCCGGCCACCTGCTGGAAAGCGAGCTGTTCGGGTACATGAAGGGCGCGTTCACCGGGGCCGTGCGCGACAAGCCGGGGCGTTTCCAACTGGCGCGCGGCGGCACGCTGTTCCTCGACGAAATAGGCGAGCTGCCGCTGGAATTGCAGTCCAAGCTGCTGCGCGCCTTGCAGGAACGCGTGGTGGAACCGCTGGGCGCGGTACGCCCCGTGCCCGTGGACGTGCGCATCATCGCCGCCACCAACCGCGACCTCAAGCGCGCGGTGGAGGCGGGTGAATTCCGCGAGGATCTCTTTTTCCGGCTCAACGTGCTGGAGGTGGTTTCGCCCCCCCTGCGCGACCGGCTGGAGGACTTGCCCATGCTGGCGGGGCGACTGCTGGAACGGCTGTGCCGCAAGAACAAGAAGGGCATCCGCAGCGTGAGCCCGGAATTTCTCGAAGCACTGATGCGTTATTCCTGGCCCGGCAACGTGCGCGAACTGGAAAACGTGCTGGAACGGTCACTGATTCTCAGCCGCTCGGATACCCTGGGGCCGGATTCGCTGCCCTCGCAGGTGCTGGCGGACCGCCCCGACCGCCCCGACCGCTGGGACCGCCCCGACCGCTGGGGCAGGGAGCAGGACCGCCAGCGCCCCGACATGTCCGACAGGTCGGGCCCGGTTGACCGCTCCTTCGAGCGCCAGGGCAGGGGGTGGGGGCAGGACAGCGCTTCCGCCATGCCGCGCGACGACGCGGGTTGGCCCGGCGAAGGCGACGGCCTTGTGTCCGGCGGTTACGGGGGTGTTCCGGGGGCGTATCCCGGCTCGCTGGACGACGCGGAGCGCGACGCCCTGTTGCGCGCGCTGGAAGTGCATGGAGGGCATCGGGAACGCACGGCCGACGCGCTGGGCATCAGTCGACGTACCCTGCAATACAAGCTGAAGAAGTTCGGGTTGATCCGGCGCGGCATGTAG
- a CDS encoding peroxiredoxin: MSCPTQQEYPALATVGRPVKPFTLETYDPTEGSFGQISLEKLQQDRKWTVLVFYPADFTFVCPTELADLAERHAALKDMGVEVISVSTDTKFAHLAWRNSERLLENVRFQMAADPTGAVSRYFGVYDEGAGTALRGTFIINPEGTLVGSEVNFYNVGRNAAELVRKMQANKHLRDHPAEACPARWEPGARTLTPSEKLVGKVYEDLIP, encoded by the coding sequence ATGAGCTGCCCCACCCAACAGGAATACCCCGCCCTTGCCACCGTTGGCCGCCCGGTCAAGCCCTTCACCCTGGAAACCTACGACCCCACCGAAGGTTCCTTCGGACAGATTTCGCTCGAAAAGCTGCAGCAGGACCGCAAGTGGACCGTGCTGGTGTTCTACCCCGCCGACTTCACCTTCGTGTGCCCCACCGAACTGGCGGACCTTGCGGAACGCCACGCGGCGCTGAAGGACATGGGCGTGGAAGTCATCTCGGTATCCACCGACACCAAATTCGCCCACCTTGCCTGGCGCAATTCCGAACGCCTGCTCGAAAACGTGCGCTTCCAGATGGCCGCCGACCCCACTGGCGCGGTGTCGCGTTACTTCGGCGTGTACGATGAAGGCGCGGGCACCGCCCTGCGCGGCACGTTCATCATCAACCCCGAAGGCACGCTGGTGGGTTCCGAGGTGAACTTCTACAACGTGGGCCGCAACGCCGCCGAACTGGTGCGCAAGATGCAGGCCAACAAGCACCTGCGCGACCACCCGGCGGAAGCCTGCCCCGCCCGCTGGGAACCCGGCGCCCGCACCCTGACCCCCTCCGAAAAACTGGTGGGCAAGGTGTACGAGGATCTCATTCCCTAG
- a CDS encoding Hpt domain-containing protein produces the protein MSQSAHPPVFDIDGVLHRLQGDREFLTLLLDTFLPDFADRLTKMQAALGEGRLGDLARLAHSLKGASATIGASRLHHRAAALDQACRDEDMATARLEWLGLLEDAEATREQIGAWLAANRT, from the coding sequence ATGAGCCAGTCCGCCCACCCGCCCGTCTTCGACATCGATGGAGTGCTGCACCGCCTGCAAGGCGACCGCGAATTCCTGACGCTGCTGCTCGACACCTTTCTGCCCGACTTTGCCGACCGGCTGACCAAGATGCAGGCTGCCCTGGGTGAAGGGCGACTGGGCGACCTTGCGCGCCTTGCCCACAGCCTGAAAGGGGCCTCCGCCACCATCGGCGCGTCGCGCCTGCACCACCGGGCCGCCGCCCTGGACCAGGCCTGCCGCGACGAGGACATGGCCACTGCCCGGTTGGAATGGCTGGGCCTTCTGGAAGATGCCGAAGCCACGCGCGAGCAGATCGGGGCGTGGCTGGCGGCCAACAGAACCTGA
- a CDS encoding OmpA family protein: MKFSKILTLVAALMLVCAAPAFAAGQSTLVPKIASFDFFVDYSGSMMMSHEKTGKGKMEMTKKLLSAINAKIPALGYEGGLHTFAPSTEIQPVAAWDKASYEKAIKKLNENEDTFARMTPMGTGLQKATYAKAMKRKAAMIMVSDGESNLGSDPVAEAKLLLSTNPGLCLHVISMADKPAGQATLDAIAKLNGCAVTAKGPELLANEAALDKFVRDVFYEEKAAPAAAVAPMDEVIVLRSIQFALNSAKLDATATSILVETAAILKSKKGSVEVAGHTCSLGTDEYNQKLSEARAKSVKDFLVKQGVESSRLITKGYGESMPKYDNSTEETRKLNRRVELSFIK, from the coding sequence ATGAAATTTTCGAAAATCCTGACTCTGGTCGCGGCGCTGATGCTTGTCTGCGCTGCCCCGGCCTTCGCCGCCGGTCAATCCACCCTTGTGCCCAAGATCGCCAGCTTCGACTTCTTCGTGGACTATTCCGGGTCCATGATGATGTCCCATGAGAAGACGGGCAAGGGCAAGATGGAAATGACCAAGAAGCTGCTCTCGGCCATCAACGCCAAGATCCCGGCGCTGGGCTACGAAGGCGGCCTGCACACCTTTGCCCCTTCGACCGAAATCCAGCCCGTGGCCGCGTGGGACAAGGCGTCCTATGAAAAGGCCATCAAGAAGCTGAACGAAAACGAAGACACCTTTGCCCGCATGACCCCCATGGGCACCGGCCTGCAGAAGGCCACCTATGCCAAGGCCATGAAGCGCAAGGCCGCCATGATCATGGTCAGCGACGGCGAATCCAACCTGGGTTCCGACCCCGTGGCCGAAGCCAAGCTGCTGCTCTCCACCAACCCCGGCCTGTGCCTGCACGTCATTTCCATGGCCGACAAGCCCGCCGGTCAGGCCACCCTTGACGCCATCGCCAAGCTGAACGGCTGCGCCGTCACCGCCAAGGGCCCCGAACTGCTGGCCAACGAAGCCGCCCTCGACAAGTTCGTGCGCGACGTCTTCTACGAAGAAAAGGCCGCTCCCGCCGCCGCTGTCGCCCCCATGGACGAAGTGATCGTGCTGCGCAGCATCCAGTTTGCCCTGAACTCGGCCAAGCTGGACGCCACCGCCACCAGCATTCTGGTGGAAACCGCCGCCATCCTGAAGTCCAAGAAGGGCTCGGTTGAAGTTGCCGGTCATACCTGCAGCCTCGGCACCGACGAATACAACCAGAAGCTGTCCGAAGCCCGCGCCAAGTCGGTCAAGGACTTCCTGGTCAAGCAGGGCGTCGAGTCCTCGCGCCTGATCACCAAGGGCTACGGCGAATCCATGCCCAAGTACGACAACAGCACCGAAGAGACCCGCAAGTTGAACCGCCGGGTTGAACTCTCCTTCATCAAGTAG